In Parus major isolate Abel chromosome 1, Parus_major1.1, whole genome shotgun sequence, the following proteins share a genomic window:
- the IL1R2 gene encoding interleukin-1 receptor type 2 has translation MASFCETLLAERLQKHRFQNTFLQPSPDFLWKKMHELFLVLVMCTVGASAFRLQQVKNIENCPDHTVFFKHYHELHEEPVVLKCPFPRYKHSDFSTLIPNITWYKNGSNTMISGRDEDTRIWAKGNALWFLPVMLEDSGVYICTKRNSSYCAEVSIHLTVVEKTAAREIAYHQVLFTFTSGKIVCPDLWDFTPNRTSLELKWYKDALPLEDDNERFIILKGSASLIMASVLPTDAGYYTCKMSFPFEGVEYEITRTIQLETVEQEKRITPIIVYPAQKTTSAALGSKMTLPCKVFVGLSSHFQTDVEWLANDTSIDVVYKQSRVTEGERQEIVENGENFIEVPLIFDSVEEVDFYTDFTCLAQNTYGYQVLPTRVKQEAVGLSWYIAMIPVALACVIVGGICMHKCWKQRADKGYTTPKV, from the exons ATGGCTTCTTTTTGTGAGACACTTTTGGCTGAAAGACTACAGAAACATAG ATTTCAAAACACTTTCCTTCAACCCTCTCCTgatttcctgtggaaaaaaatgcatgagcTCTTCCTTGTCCTGGTGATGTGTACAGTGGGTGCCTCTGCTTTCAGACTCCAGCAAGTAAAAAACATAG AAAACTGCCCAGATCACACCGTGTTTTTCAAACACTACCATGAATTACATGAAGAACCTGTGGTTCTGAAATGCCCTTTCCCCAGATACAAACATTCGGATTTCTCCACCTTGATCCCTAATATCACATGGTATAAAAATGGTTCAAACACCATGATATCAGGAAGAGATGAAGATACAAGAATCTGGGCAAAAGGAAATGCACTCTGGTTTTTACCAGTGATGCTAGAAGACTCAGGAGTATATATCTGCACAAAAAG gaACTCCTCCTACTGTGCCGAGGTCTCCATCCACCTCACAGTTGTGGAGAAAACAGCTGCTCGGGAGATTGCCTATCACCAGGTCCTCTTCACTTTCACCTCTGGAAAGATTGTTTGTCCCGACCTGTGGGATTTTACACCAAACAGGACAAGCCTGGAGCTCAAGTGGTACAAG GATGCTCTGCCTTTGGAAGATGACAATGAAAGATTCATCATTCTGAAAGGTTCAGCGTCTCTGATCATGGCATCTGTGCTACCGACAGATGCAGGGTATTACACCTGCAAGATGTCATTTCCATTTGAAGGTGTGGAGTATGAAATCACCAGGACAATTCAACTGGAGACTGTTG AACAAGAGAAGAGAATTACCCCGATAATTGTGTATCCAGCCCAAAAGACAACATCAGCTGCTCTTG GCTCCAAGATGACTCTCCCATGCAAAGTGTTTGTTGGGCTGAGCAGCCATTTTCAAACTGATGTGGAATGGCTAGCAAATGACACCAGCATTGACGTGGTTTATAAACAAAGCAGAGTTACAGAGGGGGAACGACA AGAAATAGTAGAAAATGGTGAAAACTTTATTGAAGTACCACTGATTTTTGATTCTGTTGAAGAAGTGGACTTTTACACAGACTTTACTTGCCTGGCCCAGAACACATATGGATACCAAGTACTGCCAACAAGGGTCAAGCAGGAAG